In Streptomyces sp. NBC_01381, the sequence ACGCCCGTGGGCAGAGGTCGACCAGTACCGGGCCGAGGCGCTGTTCAGCGTCGTCGATCTGCACGCCCTGACCGTGGAGCACGATCCCGGGCGGGTGCGCAGGCTGAGTCGGCAGGCGGCGACGCTGCTGCTCGCGGCGGGGATCGATCCCGAGCGGGCCACCGTGTTCGTACAGAGTCATGTGGACGAGCACGCCCGGCTCTCGTATCTGCTGGAGTGCGTCGCGACGGACGGCGAGATGCGGCGGATGATCCAGTACAAGGAGAAATCCGCGCGGGAGCAGGCCCGGGGCGGGAGTGTGCGGCTGTCGCTGCTCACCTATCCGGTGCTGATGGCGGCGGACATCCTGGCGTACGGGGCGGACGAGGTGCCCGTCGGGGACGACCAGACGCAGCACGTCGAGCTCACGCGGGATCTGGCGGTGCGGTTCAACCAGCGGTACGGGCAGACGTTCGTGGTGCCGCGGGCCACGAATCCCAAGGTGGCTGCGCGGGTCATGGATCTGCAGGATCCGACGTCGAAGATGGGCAAGTCCCACGAGGCCGGGGCCGGGATCGTCTATCTGCTCGATGAGCCCGATGTGATCCGGAAGAAGATCCTGCGCGCTGTCACGGACAGCGGGAGCGAGGTCGTGTACGACCGGGAGGCCAAGCCGGGGGTGTCGAATCTGCTGGAGATCCTGGCCGCTTGTGAGGGTGGGAACCCAGACGGCTTGAGCGGTGTATATGAGTCGTACGGAGCGTTGAAGAAGGACACCGCCGAGGCCGTGGTGGAGCTGCTCAGGCCCGTGCAGGAGAGGCACAAGGAACTGGTCGCGGATCCCGCGTATGTAGAGGAGGTGTTGCGGCGGGGGGCCGAGAGGGCGAGGGGGATGTCCAAGCCGACGGTGGACACTGCCTATCGCGCGATCGGTCTGCTGCCGCCGGTGAACGAGGCGCGGTAGGCGCGCGGGCTTGTGGTGACGACGGCGGAGGTCGTCGCCGCGGCGGCGTGAGGTCGCCGGGGGCGCCGGGCCCCGGCGCCGAGTCGGTCAGGTGTTGTTGCCGGAGGCCAGTTCGCGGCTGCGGTCGCGGGCGGCTTCGAGGGCGGCGATGAGGGCCGCGCGTACGCCGTGGTTCTCGAGTTCGCGGATGGCATTGATGGTGGTGCCGGCAGGGGAGGTGACGTTCTCGCGGAGCTTGACCGGGTGTTCGCCGCTGTCGCGGAGCATCACGGCGGCGCCGATCGCGGCCTGGACGATCAGGTCGTGGGCCTTGTCGCGGGGCAGGCCGAGGAGGATGCCCGCGTCGGTCATGGCTTCGACGAGGTAGTAGAAGTACGCCGGGCCGGAGCCGGAGAGGGCCGTGCAGGCGTCCTGCTGGGTCTCGGGGACGCGCAGGGTCTTGCCGACGGCGCCGAAGATCTCCTCGGTGTGGGCGAGGTGGGCGGCGGTGGCGTGGCTGCCGGCGGAGATGACGGACATGCCTTCGTCCACGAGGACCGGGGTGTTGGGCATGACGCGGACGACGGGGGTGTTGTCAGCGAGGCGTTCTTCGATGAAGGAGGTGGTGATACCTGCGGCGGCGCTGATGACCAGGCGGTCGGGGGTGACGTGCGGGGCGAGTTCGTCGAGGAGGCGGCCCATGTCCTGCGGCTTGACGGCCAGGATGAGGGTGTCGGCCTGCTTGGCTGCCTCGGCGTTGCTGACGGGGTCGACGCCGTAGCGGGTGCGGAGTTCCGCGGCTCGTTCGGCGCGGCGGGTGGTGACGAGGAGGTCGGCGGGGGCCCAGCCAGCCCTGATCATTCCGCTGAGGAGGGCTTCGCCGATCTTGCCGGTGCCGAGGACTGCGACGGGCTGGGGCATGTGTGGGTCACCCTCCAGGTGCGGTTCAGCGGTTCGGCCAGCGGGGCCGGTGGTTCAGCGGGGCACCGGTTCGGCTGGGTGGGGTCATCCTCGCATTGGTGTGGGTCAGACCGTGCGGCGGCGGAGGGTGGCGGCGCCCA encodes:
- the trpS gene encoding tryptophan--tRNA ligase; the encoded protein is MTRIFSGVKPTGHLTLGNYLGAVRPWAEVDQYRAEALFSVVDLHALTVEHDPGRVRRLSRQAATLLLAAGIDPERATVFVQSHVDEHARLSYLLECVATDGEMRRMIQYKEKSAREQARGGSVRLSLLTYPVLMAADILAYGADEVPVGDDQTQHVELTRDLAVRFNQRYGQTFVVPRATNPKVAARVMDLQDPTSKMGKSHEAGAGIVYLLDEPDVIRKKILRAVTDSGSEVVYDREAKPGVSNLLEILAACEGGNPDGLSGVYESYGALKKDTAEAVVELLRPVQERHKELVADPAYVEEVLRRGAERARGMSKPTVDTAYRAIGLLPPVNEAR
- the proC gene encoding pyrroline-5-carboxylate reductase; protein product: MPQPVAVLGTGKIGEALLSGMIRAGWAPADLLVTTRRAERAAELRTRYGVDPVSNAEAAKQADTLILAVKPQDMGRLLDELAPHVTPDRLVISAAAGITTSFIEERLADNTPVVRVMPNTPVLVDEGMSVISAGSHATAAHLAHTEEIFGAVGKTLRVPETQQDACTALSGSGPAYFYYLVEAMTDAGILLGLPRDKAHDLIVQAAIGAAVMLRDSGEHPVKLRENVTSPAGTTINAIRELENHGVRAALIAALEAARDRSRELASGNNT